Genomic DNA from Thermotoga petrophila RKU-1:
TATTTTTCGCCATTTGCCCGTTCTCTCGTCCAAGACTTTGGTATTTTCATCTACAAGTGTGTAAAGAACAATGGTTCTAAATACACTTCCAAGCCTCCTTGCCCACCATTTGTGAATGAAAAGAACTGGTCTGAACTTTTCTTTTGCGTGAGCTTCCTTTTCTGCAATCTCGTTCACATGTTCTATAGGAAAATCTTTTTCAATAGGTCTCATTTCATTCCCTCCAAATCAAACAAAGTCATGCCATTCAAATCATCATTTATAACTATTTCCTTGGTCATAATATCTTCAAATTGCCATTCTCCATTTGCAATGCAGGCTTCGGAGATTGCGAAGGACTTATAATGACCGCTATGAACGAAATTTTTTCCTCTCTTTCTTTTGTCTATCATCTCCTTTACTGGATAGGCAATTATGCTTTTCTTATCTATATCTGGAGAAAACTTTTGCCATTTTATTCCTTTAAGGCAGGATTGAATGACACTTCCCAAGAGCATATCTGCAAGTTGAAGCATATTTGCATAAACATAATTTTCAGTGTCCTTAGAGTATTTCCTATGATCTGATGCTAAATGGAGAATCTCTGCATCTAACGGTATCTCCACATATTTTTTTAAATTTCCAGAAAGACTTTGCTCGATTAACCTCCAAACAATTCTATCTTCACTCAACTTTCTATGATACGGTTTTCCGTCGGTTATTATTTTCAAAATTTTAACCTTATTGTCCTCGTCGTATAAATAGTGCACAGCCCCTTTAAGAAGCATACGAAGTATGGTTTCATTAAATCGCACTATTTTTTCTTTTCTACATTCGCCACCATAGAGTGCTAAAATATCAGAAGTTGGAGTTGGGAAGAAAATAACAGCAATTTTACAACGAAGTGGCTTTTCAAAGATATTTGAACCTTTTGAACGTAAAGCGTCAACACCAAATATGACTAATTGTTTTCCTGCTTCGTCAATTTTTGTCCATTTATTTCCAGATATTTCACTAAAGTGGAACTTGTGGAATGCTGAGAATTTTCTCCGAAGTTCCTCTATTTTTGAAAATAACATTTTCAATGGGTTTAATTCAACTTCTTCTTCTCCGAAAAGTGAACTTGAATAAAAAAGACGAAGCTTTTCAGGAACAAATAATAAAATATGTCCACTCAATTTCTTTTCACCGGCCCTATTTGTCTCGTCGTGAAATACCAAAACATCACTTTCTGTTCTCATCTTCATTTCAATCCCCCCAAGTTTTTCAACACCAACCAGAAATTCCAAGAACTCCACCGCATTTGAAAAATGAAATGCTCTCCAACTCTTTTGCTCTTCTCCAGTATCTGACGATTTTTTCCCTCTCGTTCATACAACTACACCTTCTTTTTCGACGTTGATGATGAACGGAAAGACTTCTCTGTATCTATCCCATTCCTTCCTCGAATAAATGCTTACATCCAGAACAACATCGTATTTGAGGTTGAGTTCATAAGCAATGTCGCAAATAGATTCCCTCACTTTAATATCAACGTCTCTGTCCAGTATCACAAGGATATCAATATCCGATTCCCCTTCTGTCTCTTGCACAAGAACCGAATAGTATAACCTCCATCTTGCCAAATTTTTCAGAAAACTTTTCCTTGAATTCTGCTACTATCTGGAGTATTTCCATCATTTCACCACTTCCAAAACAGGTACAAAGCACTCCATCAAACTCAGGCCGCCGTGAATATAAATACTGTATCTTCCAGGAACAGGCCACGAATAACGAGACTTTGCCAAATAATATCCATTAAACTCCTTGACGTATCCCACCTTTATCAAATCTTCAACGTCGTTACCATCTATTTTCACGTATCTTTTACTACCAAAAATTTGCTGGAATTTTCTCTTTGCTTTGTCTGGGACAGGAAAAACAAAACCTGCTTCCGTCCTTATATATCCATGATCGGATGTGATTACTATCCTCTCGGCTTTGATTTTTGATAAAATTTCGAGGACTATCTTCTCCACAACTTTATACATTTCTTCAAGCGATGAAATTACGGTGTGACCCGCTTGGATCTTATCTAACATTACATCCGGGAACTGTGACCAGATGTATTTTTCACGGCCTGTAAGCTTTATGTTCTCAGGATTATTTATCTGATTGAAATCGTTCATGGATTTCCTTATCTTTTCTCTGAAAAATTCAGTATCTGATGGCACGGCAGAAAAGTTAAACCCATGCTTTACATTGTACCCTTCTTTCTCTAGACGTTTAGACAACAATGCACTTTCCCTTATACTCATTCCATCCATAATTACAACGACTGAATCTGGATATAACTGGAAAACATCCTTTTCTTTCAGGCATGCTTTTGCAAGCAAATCATAAAATTCCCAGTATGATTTCAAAATAAACTCTTCAAAACTTCTTTCTTTTTCTTCACCTCTGCTATAATAATTTCCAATCTCATGTTCTTCCTCAGCCACATTTGACCATAGCTCTAAAAGTTTTTTGCCAACTGTTATGACTGGATTGGTATCTTTTATAAGATCCATTACAAAATCAGTTTTAACTTTCATCTTTTCCCCTCCAAAGTATTATTTTTGCCTTAATTTCACAATCTTCCTGAAAGGGAAGTTGTTTGACGAATTTCATAATTTCTTGTTTGGAAAGCTTCTGCTTAAACCTGTATTCCACAAGGATCTCCTCAAATTCATCTTTCTCGCTTGTTCTAGCTTCGATCTGGCTGAGGATAACCCTGGGAGAATTTCCAGTAAGTGATAGTTCATCCTTCTCTTTTCTTTCGACAATAACCACATCAGTTTTATCATCATTTTCATTCTTGTCATCTCCCGTGATTTCTTCAACATTTTCCTCTTCATAAGTTTCGGATTCTTCCGCAACTTGGGGTATATACTTTGGATGAATAACAACAAAGGATGGTTCTATACTCCTTGGAGATTCATCGATATACCACTTTCCTCTTTCTCCTTGGATTATCACCCTTTTATCTCTATGCAGATCTCTTATAGCTGTGTAAATTGTCTCGTCATCCAGAATAAAGGGATACCTTCTATATTTTTTGAAATCATCTATCAATTCTTCTATTCTTATACCGTATGGCTTGTTCTGTGTTAATTCAACGATAAAATCACAGATAACTCCCGGATCACCTTTAGCTTTTTCCCTTATAGCATTTATTTCAGCACTTACATTTATTAGCCTGCAATCTAACTCCCCTTCGTGTTCAACCCATTTAACAATATAACCATAATAAGTTCTTATTTTGTCTGCAATGCCCTTTTCTTCGTCCTGAATGATTTTCTTTAATTTTAATTTTTCTCCCTCATCTTTCACCTGGTTCATTAAATTCTCGGCAGCTTTCAATCTTTTGGCCTTCTCCAAAATTTCAAATGAGAATATTGTATTTACCACAGGTAGTACAAGAATGTAAGTATTCTGCCATGTTTTCCCTTTATAAAACTCACTCAGTTTAGCTTTTAATGTATCATTCACACCCCAAGATTCTGGTGATACAACGATCTTTAATTTGTTGTGATCGGGTATTTCATCAAAACCAAATATAAAAACCCTATTTTCGAAAACATCCTTTTTCACTATTTCAACTATTCTCTCTTTGACATCCTCTTCTGAAAGCTTGCTCTTTTCCTTCTCAAGCAATGCATAAATGTTGAGATCGTGTTTGAATAAGTAAACATCATTTTCCCTGTGAAGATAGTAGGGTTTTCCGTAGATATTTTCAAGATTCACAAGAATGGAATTTAAAGTATGCCCTTCAGTTGGACTAAATATCGATAGCAGGATATCTGATTTTGTTGCCCCATGGGTTTTCTCATTCAATGTAAAAATCAATACCGTTTTCAATATCT
This window encodes:
- a CDS encoding PglZ domain-containing protein, yielding MKVKTDFVMDLIKDTNPVITVGKKLLELWSNVAEEEHEIGNYYSRGEEKERSFEEFILKSYWEFYDLLAKACLKEKDVFQLYPDSVVVIMDGMSIRESALLSKRLEKEGYNVKHGFNFSAVPSDTEFFREKIRKSMNDFNQINNPENIKLTGREKYIWSQFPDVMLDKIQAGHTVISSLEEMYKVVEKIVLEILSKIKAERIVITSDHGYIRTEAGFVFPVPDKAKRKFQQIFGSKRYVKIDGNDVEDLIKVGYVKEFNGYYLAKSRYSWPVPGRYSIYIHGGLSLMECFVPVLEVVK
- a CDS encoding AAA family ATPase; amino-acid sequence: MYRIKDILKPRKDVLEGTFQGVIQTHKVDTKEERLENNPKEFLEITYPSSAIKTILEMIKEKVTGKSFQGGFLLVGPYGSGKSHTLITLYHLFNNPSLARNWGKEWKLDFELPEKSRSVIVSTRRYDVDHLWEPIFKLLGKEDILNEVKRFPTTDQIEKAIGDDTVAIFIDEIENWYGAFDPEKQAHLIEQNETFLEHLLEVAADPTKRLFVFITFLEEKEGLKKIFNRTKPIRIDVSPIEDREKVVLHRLFENIENSDRDKIESVVEKYINAYSSSPIKLEDIQNYKRRMIRTYPFHPLLLDTLFQIYEAASERQNVRGMLNVLADAVKDNYERKDLILLSDIDENAFRGIDLKLMEKYEFDKERVKDIEFAKEILKTVLIFTLNEKTHGATKSDILLSIFSPTEGHTLNSILVNLENIYGKPYYLHRENDVYLFKHDLNIYALLEKEKSKLSEEDVKERIVEIVKKDVFENRVFIFGFDEIPDHNKLKIVVSPESWGVNDTLKAKLSEFYKGKTWQNTYILVLPVVNTIFSFEILEKAKRLKAAENLMNQVKDEGEKLKLKKIIQDEEKGIADKIRTYYGYIVKWVEHEGELDCRLINVSAEINAIREKAKGDPGVICDFIVELTQNKPYGIRIEELIDDFKKYRRYPFILDDETIYTAIRDLHRDKRVIIQGERGKWYIDESPRSIEPSFVVIHPKYIPQVAEESETYEEENVEEITGDDKNENDDKTDVVIVERKEKDELSLTGNSPRVILSQIEARTSEKDEFEEILVEYRFKQKLSKQEIMKFVKQLPFQEDCEIKAKIILWRGKDES